From the Scylla paramamosain isolate STU-SP2022 chromosome 13, ASM3559412v1, whole genome shotgun sequence genome, the window ttcctattgCTATCTGGTAAGAGTGTTTGTCCGACGAACAATATTCGTCGGTGTGACTGCACCCTAACGATGAAAGGTTTATTCACATTTGTTAGACGATGTACCTAATACACAACACTGGCATGAAATGATCATACTTAAACAACGTTTGCAGGAAGAATCAAAGCCAAACTCATGGGAAGGGGCAGAGAGGTATGGATTATGACCACACCAGCAGTGAAAGCTCACTGTGTAGTTTACTGAAAATGAGCTGGTACACCTTTCAAAATCATGGTAGATGCTTACCTTTTTGGTCTTTACTTATTTGCAAAATGACCAACTGGGCAAAAGGAATTTACAACACACATTAACGGTAACCTTAGCAATTGATCACTAACGgatgaaatgaaataataaaaaaataaatgaacagaagTCCTCAAATATTATTATGTAAATAAGCggcttcatttcttcctcttctgcttcgTGAGACTTGCTTGTCTGCATCAGTTAGGTTTATTTAATGAAGAACATACGAAAATTACAGGGGATGTGAATTATGAATTTGAACAAGTGAATCTCTTTATCAGAACACCTGTTCAAACGTGTTTGATTTCTATACATCTCAAATGAAGACTTTATTGTTGTTTCGCAACAAAGAGTGGTCATGAGGGGTGACACTCGTTTTACAGACTGAGGTGTTGACGGTGGAGGACTGTCGTGGAAGTACTTCAGAAAATGCACTGCTGGTGATATTAATAGACGGAGAATGGCTGCTTCTGTCAGCAGGTTGGATAACAAAACCATAGTTGCGggattaatgtgttttttatccGCTTCCATTTAAACATTGATAATGATGGCAAGACTCACAGCCTCTGTCAGTTTTAAGTGTAGTTGTTGTCCTTGATGACAGTGGTAGTAATTGTGGTAGTGATGTAAACTTATGTGTGTTGATGATAACTGATTTactaagagaggaggaggaggaggaggaggaggaggaggagagaatactGGAGTACCGGTAGACACACGAGCAGTACCTGCCATTGCACGGCACACGAGGTGAAGTGCAATCTTCCTCAGTGCCGTGGAAACGAGAGGGTGGATTAGACggaacttttatggagaaagctATTAGGACTGGCCGATATTAGATGAATGATCTATTCGCGGTATATACGTACATGTGAAACGAACATTCTAACAATCACTTTCAATTTAAATGACACAGCTTTCTGGTAACAATTGCATTCTGGGGAATCCTCCCAGtgcagtttatatatatatatatatatatatatatatatatatatatatatatatatatatatatatatatatatatatatatatatatatatatatatatatatatatatatatatatatatatatatatatatatatatatatatatattgtactacTTAGGTTTGTCGCTCTATAAGCGTAACTAGTTGATGAAAAAATCTTAATGAGTTGCTTGCACCCTCGCGTCTCTCatgcacaggagagagagagctctagagagagagagagagagagacaaagccAAAGGGACCAAATCGAACGAACTTGAGCAGTTGTGCGAGGCTCCGCAGTGGTGGGTGAAGCAGGGCAGAAGCAAACCTGTCAACGTTTTATCGAAAAGTATTTAGTTGGCATcgcattctatttatttatttatttttttttcggaatgaaACTTTTCGTTAATTATGCTCTGCGCAGCTTGTGCATTGCATTTGCggcgtatgtgtgtatataacTAAATTCTTATTAGTTTAAGAGTTGTTAATCTGCGGTTGTTAAAACATCTTTACCTGTATAAGACTGTTCTTTTATGCTAGATGGACCACCCGCTAGGGGTATGATACTTACGTGCCGTTTATCAAAACGAAGTGCAAACTGTAACACTGAAGGCAAGCTGCTGCTTTGATGATTACAattaaaaatggaaaacatgACCTTAAGGAAAGTAAAATCAACTTAATCTTAAATAATTATCAAACTGTTCATCACTTAATTTATAAAGAATCGTATAAAAGAATAACTACAAACGATTAACCTCAGTGGTCTCTTGCAGCAAGTGTTGCGTGTAGAAAAGAtgttctgcttttatttcttttttgctcttttccaTAAAAGTCCACAGAAATTGCCGCTTAAACCACTCGCTTTCCATGCCCTGTGACGTGTAGGTCAGCTCGGCCATCCAGCACTTGTGACTCACCTCGTTACGGAATATTCAAGTGTGTTGATTCTCCGGATGCAACCAGGGTCGTTACTGTTACTTCGACTATTGTACGTGAATTGAATTTTTCAGTTCTGATTCtattttttcgatttttttcccTACAGCTTGGGATGAGCGTAATATATTTACCGATAATACTCTTAAAAAAAGTGCAGGTTTCAGTGGTGTGTCAGACGAATGCGATTAATCAAATACGGACAGCGGTTTCTGTCCTCACAAGTAACCAAGACTGTGAGGAAGAATTTCTACCACGCCGTCACATACTTCGCTTGTCACCACGAGGTGGGATTCAGGATACAGAACTCGAACCAAACATTAAGTTGCGCGATAAACAGATGAATTCTAGAAAGTGAAGTCTTCTTATCCCTACTATGAAATGCAAAACAGGGCAGGTCGGGGAACATAATTATGCTTGCATCTTGTTCTGCAATCTACAGTACGACGACTCCAGTGCACTCCGTCCTGACCTTAGTCCAACGTGTTGCCACCACTGCCTTGCGACGTGGCACGACGAGGGCATGGCAAGAAGTGTACATTGTTATGTGATTAGGCAATAGTGTTTCTTCTATCGAGTCAGGTGGACTTGGCGCTAAATCTCCAAGGGTTTGTATACcataaataatacataatacatcTTTGTTAAATATCTAAGTAAGAtatttacaaaggaaattaatagcTCACTATGGCATGAAGTAAAGAGAGCAAGCAGGTACAGTCaagtatgtgtggtaggagattttacttttaggaatatcgactggagcccgataatgaataataatgaagcagaggaatttcttaaggtaattcaggaaaaaaatttaaaacagGTAATCTTGGAACCCACAAGgggggaacaatattctagatttgaTTCTAACTAACAGTGAGGAAGCAGttacgcaggtagaggttggggGATAGCAAGGTAGGTAACAGTAAATCTtgtgaaattaggtacaaatcaaaatgggaggaaacttcaagaaataaaagtaaaatacctgactttaggagaacagattttgagggattaaaaaggtacctccagggagttgactggcaacggacgGAGGGGGGAGGTAAGGTTCAgaacggagttgagagagatgcagggtgagggaggtgaggtgaggtgtgagggtgaagggcaggaggaggggagaagtgtACGGAAGGGtcgaaggagtgagagagggggagatacgtgtatgttggagggtcacgtgtatgttggagggtcaagtcatgctgagatgggctGGTGTGGTCGCGGCTGGTAGAagatggagtggagaggatggagggggccgagatgagaagattaggggaagtaaatgtagatgagttgtataaatatttaactgataaattacatacaggacagttagcaaacatcccttaTAGAGCATTACGATCACAGAagaatgaccctaaatggatgactgttagcTTAAACCACTACATAGAGCTGAAGAGAAGTATATGTAAGAGATTAATTAGTTATAACAGTcagaggttaacgaggaaagttaaaaacaattatgaattcaaggtagccagccaggcgaagacggaccacAAGAGATTTAATCAGGTATCGGACGAAGAACAGATAaacaataggtccattaaaggcagcagatggggaggtGGTTAGTTCTGGGGGAGGAGATCAGTAAAATTCTAAATCTGAACGGGTATCTTTTaagtcttcacccaggaaagcACGCAGGAAATGCCGAATAGtgagcagatgtttagagcagaagagaatgggaagctgacagatattaccataactaaggagatagtggaataGGAGATGGATAGGCTTAAAAATTCAAGACACCATGACCGGATGAAATATatcttaaggaatgcaaagaggttattagtgaaccgttagTTCCTGTCTTCAGGAAATCACTTGACTCAGGTGAGGTACCGGTAATGTGTAGGTAGGCGAATGTAGTACTCATCTTTAAGATAGGTGATAAAACTAACGTAAttatagatctgtcagcttagcttctgttgtaggtaaaataatagagtcagtaatagcgaagaacattagggagcattagggagcaaacataacttgataaatcagtcacagcatggcttcacaaaggaAAAATCTTGCCTggcgaacttgttaagtttttaaagtaaagtttacgaggcggcagataatggtgatagttatgacatcctatatctggacttcagtaaagcgtttgacaaggtattCCATCAGATGCTCCTGAGAAAGATTATGGGGGACCGGGATAGATGGAAAGGGGTTAcactggataaggtcatgggcgacaggcgacaaagagttgtaataaacggctctaaattgAGTGaagtcaagtaattagtggggtgccacagggataagttttagggccattgttgtttttaatatatatcaatgacttggatagtggaattagtggtggttagtaaatttgtggatgacacgaagataagtatattaattaggtcagaatcggatgccatcgccttgcaggcagatttggataggatgaacaaatggacagacagatggcaaatacagtttaatatcaacaaatgcaaagtacttagcgtaggtagaggaaactcaCACAGTAGGtatacaataaacaatgaagctCTGGCAGGTTCGGtttacgaaaaagatttaggagttatagttagctctgaactccaagAAAGTGATGCATAGAGGCCAAAAATAGGGCAAACAGAGTATTAAAATTAATTTTTAATACTGTTAAagagtagaaggccggaagttatatttggtgctggtcagacctcatctagactacgctgtgcggttctggtccccacattacaggaaagatataggtctgttagaatcagtacaaaggagaatgactaaaaggatacaggggatgaggagtattcatTACGAAACgggattgaagctgttaaatttacattctttagaaagacgtaagttaagaggggacctgatagaagtctttaagtggtataagggttgcAACAAgtgggacgtaagcaaaattcttaggatcagtaaccaggatagaacaaaagATAActggttcaagcctgaaaaaaataaagttttagAAAGGATATAGGATTAGTTTTCAAATAgaatgatagatgaatggaacggactcagtaatcaactcgttagtgccgagtcattagggagctttacgAGAGGATTAGACATTTATGGAttgggatgatagtggaaataggtagatacattttatacagggactgccatgtaggcatgatggcttcttacagcttctcttatttcttatgttcttatgcattTCACAAAGGACGGACAAATGAGGCTTCTGCGTGCATCGGAGCGTCTGTGGTCGGGAATGGCCGCCGATAACTGTAGTACATAATTAAAAGCAATGAGCAGGTAGTCCTGAGATAATTATCTGCCTTCAGAAATTGAACTTTTCTCAATGTGTTATACACAAGACAACCGTACTCTAGTAAACATTTTGCAAATAACGTGAACGATCAACACTGAGCAGGACGCTAGTATATCTCATGCAGGATGCAGCCATGCTACTACGTACGTGATCTCAGCAAACACAGGCTGGTTCCCTTAACCTACTGAAAATTCAAAAACATATGGGGGTCAACTTGAATCCAACGTTATGTTACAGTACCACTTAAGCCAAGCAATCCGCAGAGACTAGTGTGTTACACAGCCCATTTAATCATTGAGTAATTTAAGCCTTGACCACCGAGACGGGGCTACTAATAGTTGCAGCAatatttcatttcatatttGTTATAAATCCTGAGAAGTTATTTTGTAGGAGATGATAACCCATGACATGTTGTGCGAGATAACAACCCTTTATGTTTCCGCAGGATTACACATTTTTCATGTTCGTTGTTAGTTCTGAATTTTGATTCGAATGTAGCTTTTACTTAGAACCATTATCCATTTGTCAATGAACATGCTATCATCCCTCGATTCACCTGTTGAAACCTTTCATGTCACTCAATGCAGCTCACTCAGTActtcaataacaataaaagaaaaagttaaccaATTGACTTTATTATTCTCAGAACGGAAACACATCGTATTCAAATCCCACGCACTAGTTGTGGTAACCGTATTCGTGAGTGGTTAGTGTTGTAGTGACCGTGGAGTAGTGCGTAGTTGTAGTCGCCACCGCTTGCTGTAACACGCGGGTCTCGTAGACGGGGCTGATCTGGGTCTGAGTTAAAAGTTTGATGACAATAGTTTAAGACAAAACCAATATCACCATTTCACCACGACTAAAATCAATCGGGCTCGTGGATTACTACAAGTATAAACTCACCGTAAGCCATGTCACCTCACTAGTGACCGAGAACACGAAGTCATCCGTTACAATAACcgttgtgaaggaagagaaaatcgAAACGAAGGTTCTAACAGGGCTGATGACCCGGGTGCTCGTTACCACGAGGACCTGTTGAAAAAGGTATTAATATAAGGCATCACATCGTACAAGGCATTAAAACCTTCCTATACGAGGACCTGTTGAAAAAGGTATTGATATAAGGCATCACATCGTACAAGGCATTAAAACCTTCCTATGCTATGGATATGATCTCCCACCCAGGCAAGGAATCGACCCTTACCGGTGTGCTGGTACTAGTGATAACCGCTGTATCCGCCCCTACACCGATTCCAGTAAAGTTGTATTCCGTGACAAGAGAAGTCACCACAGGAGTATAAGTAGTTACTATTTCGTCAGCCACGCCGGAGGTAACCATTTGACGAACAGTATGGGTGACAACcaccttaaaaaataaataaataagtaaataatcatGTGATCATTGCCAAGAACAATTAACTTTACAGTAGATTAATTATCACACTGTCTTACGAAGCCCTCGCAAGACTTGGAGACAATACACACAGTCGTGGTAGACGTCAGAGTCTGAACAGTTGACTGCACGTACGGAGGATGAGTTTCATATTTCAGCTCTTGGGAGTGTGCACAATCCTACGGACGAAAGATTACAGTGAGTACTTAACTCTAAAGGTAATTTCTGGAGGTAACTTCATAACTATCAAGCCATGAGAAGGATCAAATCTAAGACACTCACCCCAAGAAACACTCCCAGAAGGATCACTACATTCACGACCGAAACAGCCATCTGAAGAAGAAGGCCAAACTCATCAATTCATCGCTCCCAAACTCGTCAACAAACACCACAGTCTCACAGGAGTTCACGACAACCGCTTAGtactcacctcacctgaccACAGTTGTATACGAAGTTCGAGACTAATTATTTTGAACCGTCTTATATAGGCTGCAGTAGCGACGGTCTAACTTGTCTGATCCTCTCATTTGGGTCTGGCTTCGTCAAGAATTGCTAATAGATTAAAAAATCGAATAATTCATACATGTTTCTAACAAGCTCTGAATAACATATTGTTACAAATATTAACAAATTCGTTGTAAAATGGTGGATATAATTTTTCTgtatagattattttttttaaacactcAAGGCACTATTGGGAGATTCGTTCACTCCATCCAAGGCTTCAGACACTCGCGCACACTTCTTCGATACTTTTGACATATTCGAACATAACCGTAACCTAAAAATTCGACATgaatgtggtggtgaggcgaattactttattttagcgttctgattgTCACCTTCATCAGAATCTTAGAGAATAAAGTACTTCTGCTTCGATTTCCGTGTTTCCCCCATGCGAGGGCATTCACTTATGGTTATAATATATTACCAACATGAGACCATTAATGTTTTTGTCTATTCACATATCACCTTCCGACCCTTTCCGCCAGCAAGCTACACTTCTAAACTGTCATTCATTGCTATCAGTTTTACAGTGACAATGGATTGATGACATAAGAAAATGATTCAATATTGAATATGATTCAATAATAGGTAGGGAggtatttcaactttctatTGTTACGTTAATAGAGCAGTGTAGTAAGATTTACGTCACTTTATAATGCAAAACTGTTTCTTAGTCCACAAGTTTCGGCtgtgtgaaaatatttgtgTTGCGTATGCTCGTCCGTCCTGACTTCATCTGCCTCCATGTGCTATCATTATCGCCTACCAAACAACTCATGAGTACCACAAGAGCTTTAGTATTATACGCTTACTGATCATCGTTCTTCCTTTcgtgcaaaatatcctataagCATTTACTTGTCCTTTTCGTTTAATGTAAAGACGTAATGACCTCATTCGCTATTTCCTTGTACCTTCTCGCTACCAGACGTACGTGAAGGCTGTTAGGGAATGGGTCAAGGAAGAGGATGGCAGGCAATGACGCAGCAGAGCGCTTATCCGTGGTCAGTTTCGGTCTAGCTTTTCCTGCGTTAAGTCCTCAGCACTTGTGGGTACTTGTGGTTGAaggtttgtttatatattgtgTTATGTAGAGTTGATATTTGTTGATGCAGCACAGAATATAagcagaaaataatattacataaATTAAGATCCCGGAAATAAGAGAATCAACCGTGTAGTTGTAGCTTCTGTAATGAAACTTTCAATTTTGTTTCCAGGTATGTTTGTTATGGAGGAGATCGTGTTTTGTATTGTAACTCAATTTTGCTTCCAGATATGTTTGCTATGGATAAGATCGTGTTGGGTATGGCGGTGTTGCAGCTTGTTGTGGCTCAAGATGTAAGTAGCGCGTAAACGTAGTGTTTCAAGATCTTGAGGAATGTTCTAGGATCTGCTTCCAAGTTATGTGAGAATTATTTTGCGATTAACTTGATGAAAAATTTGGGTGAATAGAACCTGTTCCAAGAATAACTTGTGTCTCGTCAATTTCTCTCGTCGTTAATCTTCTATACCAACTATTATTACTCTTCCATATTTAATTTCAGGGAGTGATTTACCATCCGGGATCTGGTGTCGTTAATCTTCTATACCAACTATTATTACTCTTCCATATTTAATTTCAGGGAGTGATTTACCATCCGGGATCTGGTGGTCAGTTTGGCTTATTTGGCAGTGGCAGCGCGCCGCCTAGCCCTGTATTTATTGGAGGACCTGGCCAGTTCCCTCAGGTGAGTTCTCTTTCGTCTCACGGAAGTGGCAGTGACGGGACTATGCCCGGCCTGCTTGGTGTTGAGTTCAAAtcggtctccctcctaacccaTTCTCTACTTCCGGTGGCGTTTCTGGACAGGGTGGCGCAGGCGTTGTCTCTCTGTCCTCGCAGCAAGGGCCAGCAGTCACCGGGCGAGGTGGCGTGATCTCTCTGCCGTCTCAGCAAGGTCCAGCGTTCATTGGCGGTCAAGGCGCCGTTATTTCTCCACCCTCTCAGCAAGGGACAACATTTACAGGACAAGGTGGTGTGATCTCTCTGCCGTCTCAGCAAGGCCCAGCATTCATCGGAGGTCAGGGTGGCTCTTTCATTGGCGGACAGGTGTCTGGCCAAGCCGGTGCATCCGGCGCCGGTTTTCAGCAAGGTGGTGTTCAGGCGGGCGGCGTTCAAGCCGCTGGGCTCAGGTTTCCATCTCGCGTCATTCGGGAAGAAGCAACACCCACTGTCACCCGAACGGTTACCATTGACGCCTTCGAGACCCTGACTGATCTGGTCTTGCACAGCGTGGCAGTCACCAGGACCCAGTTTTCTCTTGTTATTACGACCAGAGTGACTAAAATCGTAAGTTCATTTTGAATTTTACTTCATTTCTCTAATTGTATTACTACCTATAGCTAATAATTTAGTTGGAATATTGTATATTGCGTTTTGTCTTGTCATGTGCATTATATTATATAATTCATCTACCTGTAACTAACGATTTAGTTGTATTTTATATTGCATTTTGTCATGACTAATTCATCTACCTGTAACTAACTATTTAGTTGTATTTTATATTGCATTTTGTCATGACTACCTGTAACTAACGCTTTAGTTGTATTTTATATTGCTTTTTGTGATGTGCATTATACTATAGTTCATCTGATCTGCACTGCGTATTCTCCAATTTATCTGGAAAGGTTGTATGCAGTTCCATAGGTtgataatgctttttttttttttttccctgcaggTTGTGCCCACGCCCGTCAACCACGGCCTCGCCCTTACCACGTCTGTCGTCGTTCGCCCTGCGTACGTCACAGTCACTGACACCAAGTCGGACTTCAGGGTTGTTCTGAGGACGTCGGTGAGCTATGTCACTATAACCCACACTTCTTATGACATTATGCACGTCCCCTTCACTCTCACCTCTACAGAAACGTGAGTATCGTCTTGTAttctgtacaaaaaaaaaaaaaaaaaaaaatcgcatgcCACATCACATACCAGTAGTTTGTTTCgggaggctttttttttttttgtgcctgcTTAAGTAAAACTTGTCTCTACAGCGTGACAGTGACTTCACCAGTGGTCAGAACGGTTATCAGCACGTCCGTGGAAGCTGTCACGAACTACCACACTGCAACAAACATCGTGTATGTCCATGGGGGCTATCATTAACTCGGTTTCGATGAGTCGACGGATATAGAATAACCCTTAAAACGTGTCATGTAATGTCTGAAATGGCGTAATAAAACGATGCATAGGCCGTACGTTTTGTTTATTATAACCACCTGGTTATTTAACATAACTTGTTATTGACCATCTACTAGGAGTGGGGAAGATAAGCAGTAGGCAATGTAACAGACATATTAGGAGGGCAATACGAGGCTTCATTTTGGGTGTGCATGTGTTTAGATACTATGTGCTTAGATACTAGAGTGATGCAGTATATGTGCTTAGAGATACTGCTAGACTGATgcaatacataataataatattgcagGAGCGGAAGACCATACACAAAGATCACGTAGTATGAGGAAACAAAGGGGTAGGGCCTGGTTCTGTAATTTGATTCTATAAGGTGGGAGCGAATTGAATTGTTTGTACTGgattatataaaataaagtaCAGAGCGAATCGAATTGTTTGTACTGgattatataaaataaagtaCAGAGCGAATCGAATTGTTTGTACTGgattatataaaataaagtaCAAAGTGCAGTATTACGCTTATATAAAATAAGTGCAGTATTACGAACatataatagtaatattcaCAAGAATCTGATGTTTTAAATGCAAGTGCAattcattattaatatatatagtTTTAAATGCAAGTGCAattcattatttatatatatatatatatatatatatatatatatatatatatatatatatatatatatatatatatatatatatatatatatatatatatatatatatatatatatatatatatatatatatatattatatatatattatatatattatatatatattatatatatattaaagaggTAAAACATGACTCTTAAACCATGCAAACACTCCGCTGGTGACAGCAGT encodes:
- the LOC135106394 gene encoding uncharacterized protein LOC135106394 isoform X1, which translates into the protein MAVSVVNVVILLGVFLGDCAHSQELKYETHPPYVQSTVQTLTSTTTVVVTHTVRQMVTSGVADEIVTTYTPVVTSLVTEYNFTGIGVGADTAVITSTSTPVLVVTSTRVISPVRTFVSIFSSFTTVIVTDDFVFSVTSEVTWLTTQISPVYETRVLQQAVATTTTHYSTVTTTLTTHEYGYHN
- the LOC135106394 gene encoding uncharacterized protein LOC135106394 isoform X2 translates to MAVSVVNVVILLGVFLGDCAHSQELKYETHPPYVQSTVQTLTSTTTVVVTHTVRQMVTSGVADEIVTTYTPVVTSLVTEYNFTGIGVGADTAVITSTSTPVLVVTSTRVISPVRTFVSIFSSFTTVIVTDDFVFSVTSEVTWLTISPVYETRVLQQAVATTTTHYSTVTTTLTTHEYGYHN
- the LOC135106393 gene encoding uncharacterized protein LOC135106393 isoform X1; protein product: MAGNDAAERLSVVSFGLAFPALSPQHLWVLVVEDMFAMDKIVLGMAVLQLVVAQDGVIYHPGSGGQFGLFGSGSAPPSPVFIGGPGQFPQGGAGVVSLSSQQGPAVTGRGGVISLPSQQGPAFIGGQGAVISPPSQQGTTFTGQGGVISLPSQQGPAFIGGQGGSFIGGQVSGQAGASGAGFQQGGVQAGGVQAAGLRFPSRVIREEATPTVTRTVTIDAFETLTDLVLHSVAVTRTQFSLVITTRVTKIVVPTPVNHGLALTTSVVVRPAYVTVTDTKSDFRVVLRTSVSYVTITHTSYDIMHVPFTLTSTETVTVTSPVVRTVISTSVEAVTNYHTATNIVYVHGGYH
- the LOC135106393 gene encoding uncharacterized protein LOC135106393 isoform X2 → MFAMDKIVLGMAVLQLVVAQDGVIYHPGSGGQFGLFGSGSAPPSPVFIGGPGQFPQGGAGVVSLSSQQGPAVTGRGGVISLPSQQGPAFIGGQGAVISPPSQQGTTFTGQGGVISLPSQQGPAFIGGQGGSFIGGQVSGQAGASGAGFQQGGVQAGGVQAAGLRFPSRVIREEATPTVTRTVTIDAFETLTDLVLHSVAVTRTQFSLVITTRVTKIVVPTPVNHGLALTTSVVVRPAYVTVTDTKSDFRVVLRTSVSYVTITHTSYDIMHVPFTLTSTETVTVTSPVVRTVISTSVEAVTNYHTATNIVYVHGGYH